In Carassius carassius chromosome 7, fCarCar2.1, whole genome shotgun sequence, one genomic interval encodes:
- the LOC132143824 gene encoding polyadenylate-binding protein-interacting protein 2B-like isoform X2, which yields MTRANTLSFAIHAHKQPADINSPEVAKTPGGGSGLGKDENVVNGHKEGDANPFAEYMWMENEEEYNRQVEEELLEQEFLERCFQEMLEEEDQDWFIPARDLPSGVGQIQQQLSGLSVSDGNAEDIARKSSLNPEAKEFVPGVKY from the exons ATGACTCGAGCTAACACGCTTAGCTTCGCGATACACGCTCACAAAC AACCTGCTGATATTAACAGTCCAGAGGTAGCAAAGACACCTGGAGGAGGCAGTGGATTGGGGAAGGATGAGAATGTGGTGAATGGACACAAGGAGGGGGACGCAAACCCCTTCGCAGAGTACATGTGGATGGAGAACGAGGAGGAGTACAATAGACAG GTGGAGGAGGAACTGTTGGAGCAGGAGTTTCTTGAGCGCTGTTTCCAGGAGATGTTGGAGGAGGAGGATCAGGATtggttcattcctgccagagacCTTCCTTCTGGAGTAGGGCAGATCCAACAGCAGCTTAGCGGGCTGTCGGTCAGCGACGGAAACGCAGAAGACATTGCA cgCAAGAGCAGCTTGAACCCAGAGGCCAAGGAGTTTGTACCAGGCGTGAAATACTAG
- the LOC132143824 gene encoding polyadenylate-binding protein-interacting protein 2B-like isoform X1 — MTRANTLSFAIHAHKRKARSIVLFEEPADINSPEVAKTPGGGSGLGKDENVVNGHKEGDANPFAEYMWMENEEEYNRQVEEELLEQEFLERCFQEMLEEEDQDWFIPARDLPSGVGQIQQQLSGLSVSDGNAEDIARKSSLNPEAKEFVPGVKY; from the exons ATGACTCGAGCTAACACGCTTAGCTTCGCGATACACGCTCACAAACGTAAAGCTAGATCAATTGTTTTATTCGAAG AACCTGCTGATATTAACAGTCCAGAGGTAGCAAAGACACCTGGAGGAGGCAGTGGATTGGGGAAGGATGAGAATGTGGTGAATGGACACAAGGAGGGGGACGCAAACCCCTTCGCAGAGTACATGTGGATGGAGAACGAGGAGGAGTACAATAGACAG GTGGAGGAGGAACTGTTGGAGCAGGAGTTTCTTGAGCGCTGTTTCCAGGAGATGTTGGAGGAGGAGGATCAGGATtggttcattcctgccagagacCTTCCTTCTGGAGTAGGGCAGATCCAACAGCAGCTTAGCGGGCTGTCGGTCAGCGACGGAAACGCAGAAGACATTGCA cgCAAGAGCAGCTTGAACCCAGAGGCCAAGGAGTTTGTACCAGGCGTGAAATACTAG
- the LOC132143824 gene encoding polyadenylate-binding protein-interacting protein 2B-like isoform X3: protein MPEPADINSPEVAKTPGGGSGLGKDENVVNGHKEGDANPFAEYMWMENEEEYNRQVEEELLEQEFLERCFQEMLEEEDQDWFIPARDLPSGVGQIQQQLSGLSVSDGNAEDIARKSSLNPEAKEFVPGVKY, encoded by the exons ATGCCGG AACCTGCTGATATTAACAGTCCAGAGGTAGCAAAGACACCTGGAGGAGGCAGTGGATTGGGGAAGGATGAGAATGTGGTGAATGGACACAAGGAGGGGGACGCAAACCCCTTCGCAGAGTACATGTGGATGGAGAACGAGGAGGAGTACAATAGACAG GTGGAGGAGGAACTGTTGGAGCAGGAGTTTCTTGAGCGCTGTTTCCAGGAGATGTTGGAGGAGGAGGATCAGGATtggttcattcctgccagagacCTTCCTTCTGGAGTAGGGCAGATCCAACAGCAGCTTAGCGGGCTGTCGGTCAGCGACGGAAACGCAGAAGACATTGCA cgCAAGAGCAGCTTGAACCCAGAGGCCAAGGAGTTTGTACCAGGCGTGAAATACTAG